From a region of the uncultured Desulfatiglans sp. genome:
- the rpoD gene encoding RNA polymerase, sigma 70 (sigma D) factor (Evidence 2a : Function from experimental evidences in other organisms; PubMedId : 6269063, 8858155; Product type f : factor): MGKNTDINGLKRLIDIGKDKGYITYEELNGDLSDELMSSEDSIDDLIMMFEDLDIMVVDEASKERIEKSRGEPKDSLITEERENFRVDIADSASRASDPVKMYLKEMGCISLLTREGEVQIAKRIEAGEKEALSVLVECSLGVEHIIELGRELEEGQIKLRDVINDLEDDENYTQVGERKGSLINLINEIAQIHNDIQVRRLELSKGRLSDEEKKKLQSEIKSGQIKIKELVNSFKLEKAQLDGMYKKLKTLANEIEECERQITECMLAAGGKPISYLKKCIAKLPKVCTDEELIMPIGMKRAELEDLRCRLEHAQEAILQAKQRTNLTPRQMKDKLRRVESSLDKAKRAKSELIEANLRLVVSIAKKYTNRGLQFLDLIQEGNIGLMKAVDKFEYQRGYKFSTYATWWIRQAITRAIADQARTIRIPVHMIETINKLIRTSRYLVQEHGREPTPEEIAEKMEFPLEKVRKVLKIAKEPISLETPIGEEEDSHLGDFIEDKRILSPGDAVVNFSLSEQTRKVLRTLTPREEKVLRMRFGIGEKADHTLEEVGRDFNVTRERIRQIEAKALRKLRHPSRSKKLKSFIEN; encoded by the coding sequence ATGGGTAAGAACACCGATATCAACGGATTGAAACGCTTGATCGATATTGGCAAGGACAAAGGATATATCACCTACGAGGAGTTGAACGGCGACTTGTCGGACGAACTGATGTCTTCGGAAGACAGCATCGACGACCTGATCATGATGTTCGAAGACCTCGACATCATGGTGGTGGACGAGGCCTCCAAGGAGCGCATCGAGAAATCCAGGGGCGAGCCCAAGGACAGTCTGATTACGGAAGAGCGGGAAAACTTCCGCGTTGACATCGCCGATTCCGCCTCTCGTGCATCGGATCCCGTCAAGATGTACCTGAAAGAGATGGGTTGCATCTCGCTTCTTACGCGTGAAGGTGAGGTTCAGATCGCAAAAAGGATCGAGGCTGGAGAAAAAGAGGCCTTGAGCGTGCTCGTCGAGTGTTCGCTGGGCGTCGAGCACATCATCGAACTCGGCAGAGAACTCGAGGAAGGGCAAATCAAGCTCAGGGATGTCATCAACGACCTCGAGGATGATGAGAACTACACGCAGGTCGGCGAACGGAAAGGGTCGTTGATCAACTTGATCAACGAGATCGCTCAGATCCACAATGACATCCAGGTCAGGAGACTGGAACTGTCCAAAGGGCGATTATCCGATGAGGAGAAGAAAAAGCTGCAGTCCGAGATCAAGAGCGGGCAAATCAAGATCAAGGAACTGGTGAATTCCTTCAAATTGGAGAAGGCCCAGCTCGACGGAATGTACAAAAAATTGAAGACGTTGGCGAATGAAATCGAGGAATGCGAAAGGCAGATTACCGAGTGCATGCTCGCTGCAGGCGGAAAACCCATCTCCTATTTGAAGAAGTGCATCGCCAAACTGCCGAAGGTCTGCACCGACGAAGAACTCATTATGCCCATCGGGATGAAACGGGCGGAGCTCGAAGATCTGAGATGCAGGCTCGAGCATGCGCAAGAGGCCATCCTTCAGGCCAAGCAGCGCACAAACCTCACGCCCCGGCAGATGAAAGACAAGCTGAGGCGCGTCGAAAGCAGCCTGGACAAAGCCAAGCGCGCCAAATCCGAGCTGATCGAGGCCAATCTGCGGCTTGTGGTCAGCATCGCCAAGAAATACACCAACCGTGGGCTGCAATTCCTCGATCTGATTCAGGAGGGCAACATTGGCCTGATGAAGGCCGTCGACAAGTTCGAATACCAGCGGGGGTATAAATTCAGCACCTACGCCACCTGGTGGATCCGGCAGGCCATCACCAGGGCGATCGCAGACCAGGCCCGGACCATTCGCATTCCTGTGCATATGATCGAGACCATCAACAAGCTGATTCGAACTTCCCGTTATCTGGTTCAAGAGCACGGCCGTGAGCCCACCCCTGAGGAAATTGCGGAAAAGATGGAATTTCCTCTGGAAAAGGTGCGCAAGGTCCTGAAAATCGCGAAAGAGCCCATCTCACTGGAAACCCCCATCGGAGAAGAGGAAGACAGCCATCTCGGGGATTTCATCGAAGACAAACGGATCCTTTCCCCTGGAGATGCCGTCGTCAATTTCAGCCTTTCCGAACAGACCAGGAAGGTCCTCAGGACCCTGACCCCCAGGGAGGAAAAGGTTTTGCGGATGCGTTTCGGAATCGGCGAAAAGGCGGATCACACGTTGGAGGAAGTGGGCCGTGACTTCAACGTGACACGCGAGCGGATCCGGCAAATCGAGGCCAAGGCCCTGCGAAAACTCAGGCATCCGAGCCGCAGCAAGAAGCTCAAGAGCTTTATCGAGAATTGA
- the dnaG gene encoding DNA primase, whose product MKRVMATLQTAKEEIRRKADIVEFISQFVQLKKAGKDFVGLCPFHGDKDPSFTVSPDKQMFHCFGCKKGGDIFAFWMAYHGGSFPEAMKDLAERYHVPIESETWSPADQRRADKREALFRINEAAAAFFEARLKDDVVGKPGRDYLESRSVSEDVRTSLRLGYAPDSWHGLANELKRRGADLSAAAEAGLIARGERQGYYDRFRGRIIFPIFDTRKKLVGFGGRVLGDGHPKYLNTPETPVFHKGAVLYGLHIALNSIRQSGRVVVVEGYMDFLTLFQAGLPEVVATLGTALTREHIRSLKGCAKEVFLVFDADAAGRNAALRSLPLFLQEGLQARAAELPPGEDPDSLVRKGGLASFNPYLEKAPLLFDFFLAHKARVESPDHIEALMATLREVLPVLAEIQEEAPRRLYVKRLAEHLHLQEEIIWPELAKVSGAKQTSPAHAERIETVLIEKETAKRFGSDLQLLNLVLHHPEKAVELSDCQWRCLAADRVVIEIIEVIFRRGNSRRPPRYEELQDRLDSDEARMILRETLMRPSFFSEADALLAVTEFKHRIEQKEIAASIQKAKAEEDIDIHALDRLRKLKAKRLAELTKA is encoded by the coding sequence ATGAAGAGGGTCATGGCCACACTGCAGACAGCCAAGGAAGAAATCCGCCGCAAGGCCGATATCGTAGAATTCATCAGTCAGTTCGTTCAGCTGAAGAAGGCCGGCAAGGACTTCGTCGGATTGTGCCCTTTCCACGGAGACAAGGACCCGTCCTTTACAGTCAGCCCGGACAAACAGATGTTCCATTGCTTCGGCTGCAAAAAGGGCGGGGATATTTTCGCCTTCTGGATGGCTTATCATGGCGGGTCTTTCCCGGAGGCCATGAAAGATCTGGCGGAACGCTATCATGTGCCGATCGAGAGTGAGACCTGGAGCCCGGCTGATCAGCGCAGGGCGGATAAACGCGAAGCCCTTTTCCGAATCAACGAAGCGGCGGCCGCTTTCTTCGAGGCCAGGCTGAAGGATGACGTTGTGGGAAAGCCCGGCCGGGATTACCTTGAAAGCCGCTCCGTGTCCGAAGATGTCCGCACGAGCCTGAGGCTCGGTTACGCACCGGACAGCTGGCACGGCCTGGCGAACGAGCTGAAACGCCGGGGCGCCGACCTGTCGGCCGCCGCGGAGGCCGGTTTGATTGCTCGAGGCGAGCGGCAGGGCTATTACGATCGGTTCAGAGGGCGGATCATCTTTCCCATTTTCGACACCCGGAAAAAGCTCGTGGGCTTTGGGGGCCGCGTCCTCGGGGATGGCCATCCGAAATACCTGAATACACCGGAGACGCCTGTTTTTCACAAGGGCGCCGTCCTGTACGGCCTGCACATCGCTTTGAACTCCATCCGCCAAAGCGGGAGGGTTGTCGTCGTCGAAGGCTACATGGATTTCCTGACCCTTTTTCAGGCAGGACTACCAGAAGTGGTGGCCACTCTCGGAACCGCACTGACCCGCGAACATATCCGGTCTCTCAAAGGCTGCGCGAAGGAGGTCTTTCTGGTTTTCGACGCCGATGCTGCAGGCCGCAATGCGGCGCTCCGCAGCCTCCCTCTTTTTCTGCAGGAAGGCTTGCAGGCGCGGGCAGCCGAACTACCCCCGGGTGAAGATCCGGACAGCCTGGTAAGAAAGGGTGGCCTGGCCTCTTTCAACCCTTATCTGGAGAAAGCCCCTCTGCTTTTCGATTTTTTCCTGGCCCACAAGGCCCGCGTCGAAAGTCCCGATCACATCGAAGCACTCATGGCGACCCTCAGAGAGGTCCTGCCGGTCCTGGCCGAGATACAGGAGGAAGCGCCGCGGAGGCTTTACGTCAAGCGGCTGGCCGAGCACCTCCACCTCCAGGAGGAGATCATCTGGCCTGAGCTTGCCAAGGTTTCCGGTGCAAAGCAGACAAGCCCAGCGCACGCGGAGCGGATCGAAACCGTTCTGATCGAAAAGGAAACGGCCAAGCGCTTCGGGAGTGACCTGCAGCTCCTCAATCTCGTCCTCCATCACCCCGAAAAGGCCGTCGAACTCTCAGATTGCCAGTGGCGATGTCTCGCTGCGGACCGGGTCGTCATCGAAATCATCGAAGTCATTTTCAGACGTGGCAACTCCCGACGGCCACCGCGTTATGAAGAACTGCAGGATCGTCTGGACAGCGACGAGGCCCGGATGATCCTGCGTGAAACCCTCATGCGGCCCTCGTTTTTTTCCGAGGCGGATGCCCTGTTGGCGGTCACGGAGTTCAAACACAGGATTGAACAGAAGGAGATTGCCGCCTCGATCCAAAAGGCAAAGGCGGAAGAGGATATAGACATTCATGCACTGGACCGACTCCGCAAGTTGAAGGCAAAACGTCTTGCGGAACTTACCAAGGCTTAG
- a CDS encoding YqeY-like protein codes for MPLEARIAEDLKNAMKQKDELRVSCLRMLKTALKRKRVELIRDLTDDEVQGVITSAVRQGQEAAEEFKAGGRTDLAEKEEAEIRILYEYLPRQLNPGEIDAILREVISETGAKSAKDLGKVMKAVMSRLAGKAQGKEVNERARRLLS; via the coding sequence ATGCCTTTGGAAGCCAGGATTGCCGAAGACCTCAAGAACGCTATGAAGCAGAAGGACGAGTTGCGCGTGTCCTGCCTTCGTATGCTCAAGACCGCTTTGAAGCGGAAACGGGTCGAACTCATCCGGGATCTGACCGACGACGAAGTGCAGGGGGTGATCACTTCCGCCGTCCGCCAGGGGCAAGAAGCCGCCGAGGAATTCAAGGCCGGGGGACGAACCGATCTTGCTGAGAAGGAAGAAGCCGAGATCCGGATCCTATATGAATACCTCCCTCGGCAATTGAACCCGGGAGAGATCGACGCGATCCTGAGGGAGGTCATCTCCGAGACCGGCGCCAAAAGCGCGAAGGACCTGGGAAAGGTCATGAAGGCAGTCATGTCCAGGCTGGCCGGCAAAGCCCAGGGCAAAGAAGTGAACGAGAGGGCTCGGCGCTTGCTCTCTTGA
- the hisA gene encoding 1-(5-phosphoribosyl)-5-((5-phosphoribosylamino)methylideneamino) imidazole-4-carboxamide isomerase translates to MIIIPAIDIKGGRCVRLQQGLMSKETVFSDFPEEMAQRWVDKGAERLHIVDLDGAVQGRPVNAETIARIVKAVRIPVELGGGIRDVATLKAYFDLGIAYAILGTVALKNPDFVKEACNAFPAKIILGIDARGNRVAAEGWTEEFAETPLELARKFEPFNLAAIIYTDIFRDGMRTGPNTEATRALARALDTPVIASGGIADISHVEELLQTEKDGVIGMITGRALYDGTLDLEEAIRLSVDFSS, encoded by the coding sequence TTGATCATCATACCCGCGATCGACATTAAGGGAGGCCGTTGCGTGCGGCTTCAGCAGGGCCTGATGTCCAAAGAAACCGTATTCTCGGATTTCCCGGAAGAGATGGCTCAACGTTGGGTGGACAAAGGGGCTGAGCGGCTTCACATCGTCGATCTTGACGGGGCGGTCCAGGGTCGTCCCGTCAATGCCGAAACCATCGCCCGAATCGTCAAGGCCGTCCGTATCCCGGTGGAACTGGGCGGGGGAATCAGGGATGTTGCCACGCTGAAGGCTTACTTCGACCTGGGCATCGCCTATGCCATCCTTGGGACCGTCGCCTTGAAGAATCCGGATTTTGTAAAAGAAGCCTGCAATGCCTTCCCTGCAAAGATCATCCTGGGGATCGACGCACGCGGCAACCGCGTCGCCGCTGAAGGCTGGACCGAGGAATTCGCTGAAACCCCTCTCGAACTCGCCCGTAAATTCGAGCCCTTCAACCTCGCCGCCATCATCTACACGGATATCTTCAGAGACGGTATGCGCACGGGGCCCAACACGGAAGCTACCCGTGCCCTGGCACGGGCATTGGACACCCCCGTGATCGCCTCCGGCGGCATCGCCGACATCAGCCATGTGGAAGAATTGCTGCAGACCGAAAAGGACGGGGTCATCGGCATGATCACCGGCCGAGCGCTCTATGACGGAACCCTGGACCTCGAAGAGGCTATCCGCTTAAGCGTTGATTTTTCTTCTTGA
- a CDS encoding hypothetical protein (Evidence 5 : Unknown function), whose protein sequence is MEPVNTDMRIFLYTLRVLSLTAAGRVPVSSHPSGAQSHRFAAGPGLAHIEETKRLRGGDLQVAAPANLQTDAELGRQDPFWIDI, encoded by the coding sequence GTGGAACCCGTCAATACGGACATGAGGATTTTTCTTTACACGCTGCGCGTGCTCAGTCTCACCGCTGCAGGGCGGGTCCCGGTTTCTTCACACCCTTCGGGCGCTCAGTCCCACCGGTTCGCGGCGGGTCCCGGTTTGGCCCATATCGAGGAAACGAAGCGTTTGCGTGGGGGCGACCTGCAGGTCGCCGCACCAGCAAACCTGCAGACTGACGCCGAGCTAGGCAGACAAGATCCTTTTTGGATCGACATTTAG
- a CDS encoding conserved exported hypothetical protein (Evidence 4 : Unknown function but conserved in other organisms) encodes MFHSLLLRIISAAACLSICMTLSGCAGDRKASTTITEPIVIKKLVVFGFSRALAPGSTPDVIRDPISGSLFSAEPVTEEGLAFMNENLFTRILALGGYELVSPSQAQGVYQKLIASGKLAGSGRLDMLREIGLAFGADAVLAGYLYRWQEREGTDFAVNRPASVAFSFNLLSPPSGELIWHNKFDKTQQSLTENIFDFKTFVKGKGRWMTVRQLAEIGLEGLVAAMPLESD; translated from the coding sequence ATGTTTCACTCATTATTGCTGCGAATCATTTCTGCAGCAGCTTGTCTTTCGATTTGCATGACTCTTTCAGGCTGCGCTGGTGACCGCAAAGCATCCACCACGATCACTGAACCGATCGTTATCAAAAAACTCGTTGTTTTCGGATTTTCTCGAGCCCTGGCACCCGGTTCGACGCCCGACGTCATTCGGGACCCGATTTCCGGCTCCCTTTTCAGCGCCGAACCCGTTACCGAAGAGGGCTTGGCTTTCATGAACGAAAATCTTTTCACCAGGATACTTGCCCTTGGCGGCTACGAACTGGTCTCCCCAAGCCAGGCGCAGGGGGTTTATCAAAAACTGATCGCTTCGGGAAAACTCGCCGGGAGTGGCCGACTCGACATGCTGAGGGAGATAGGGCTGGCATTCGGAGCGGACGCGGTGCTTGCGGGCTATCTCTACCGATGGCAGGAACGGGAAGGCACCGATTTCGCCGTCAACCGACCCGCATCCGTCGCTTTCTCTTTCAACCTTCTCAGCCCCCCCAGCGGAGAACTGATCTGGCACAATAAATTCGACAAGACACAGCAGTCGCTGACGGAAAACATTTTTGATTTCAAAACATTCGTGAAAGGCAAAGGCCGTTGGATGACAGTACGGCAATTGGCTGAGATCGGCCTCGAGGGGCTGGTTGCAGCCATGCCTCTTGAAAGCGATTGA
- the hisB gene encoding Imidazoleglycerol-phosphate dehydratase, with translation MGRTAEIYRKTKETDITLKLDLDGHGQSRIATPVPFMDHMLTLFAAHGFMDLQLTADGDTQIDDHHTVEDMGICLGLAVRQALQDKLGIRRYGTASVPMDETLVRVVLDISGRPFLAYRVTFPDAFSGRFDFGLLEEFFRAVVLHAGVTLHIDLLAGKNAHHIAEAIFKAFGQAMDRATMIDPRREGAVPSTKGAI, from the coding sequence ATGGGCCGAACTGCTGAAATATATCGAAAGACCAAGGAAACCGATATCACCCTGAAGCTCGACCTGGATGGTCATGGGCAGAGCCGGATCGCCACGCCTGTGCCGTTCATGGATCACATGTTGACCCTTTTCGCTGCGCACGGATTCATGGACCTCCAACTGACCGCCGATGGGGATACCCAGATCGACGATCATCATACCGTGGAAGACATGGGCATCTGTCTAGGACTCGCGGTACGGCAGGCCCTTCAAGACAAGCTCGGCATCCGGCGGTACGGCACTGCGTCCGTCCCCATGGACGAGACACTGGTCCGCGTCGTTCTCGATATCTCCGGCCGTCCGTTTCTGGCTTATCGCGTGACGTTCCCGGATGCTTTTTCAGGCCGGTTCGATTTCGGGCTTCTCGAGGAATTTTTCCGGGCGGTTGTTCTTCATGCCGGGGTCACGCTGCATATCGACCTCCTTGCCGGAAAGAACGCCCACCACATCGCCGAGGCGATTTTCAAGGCCTTCGGCCAGGCGATGGACCGGGCTACGATGATCGACCCACGAAGGGAGGGTGCCGTCCCCTCTACGAAGGGGGCCATTTGA
- a CDS encoding hypothetical protein (Evidence 5 : Unknown function), whose protein sequence is MSVIRWSQSPPVFVPPLPENGRCPAEKATPALEGARGKKYGGDEGIRTPGLYVANVPLSHLSYIPTPLWQSRHLTPSVIRFIFGHYNDSILIGNRFFNAATQKH, encoded by the coding sequence GTGTCGGTGATCCGCTGGTCTCAATCTCCGCCGGTTTTCGTTCCACCTCTGCCCGAGAATGGACGCTGCCCGGCCGAAAAAGCCACACCGGCCTTGGAAGGTGCACGAGGAAAAAAATATGGTGGAGATGAGGGGATTCGAACCCCTGGCCTGTACGTTGCGAACGTACCGCTCTCCCACCTGAGCTACATCCCCACACCGTTGTGGCAATCGCGTCATCTGACCCCTTCTGTGATCAGATTCATATTTGGCCATTATAATGATTCTATCCTCATAGGCAACAGATTTTTCAATGCCGCCACTCAAAAGCATTGA
- a CDS encoding hypothetical protein (Evidence 5 : Unknown function): METEKRGCTKADVLKRVKNLTPRQVQFYTEEKVITPDVDSGRGRGRARRYSLRAVFAFAVLGELLEYSLTLAAVKNLMWGFLSAADKWWDDESNAPKKAGLFFTALKASGRGWMLSIRPGDGDRITMLLNRHASALVVSLDRVIEKSGF, from the coding sequence ATGGAGACTGAAAAAAGGGGGTGCACGAAGGCGGATGTGTTAAAACGCGTGAAAAACCTCACTCCCAGACAGGTCCAGTTCTACACCGAAGAGAAGGTCATTACCCCGGATGTGGATTCCGGGCGCGGGCGCGGGCGGGCGCGGCGGTATTCACTGAGAGCTGTTTTTGCGTTCGCCGTCCTCGGCGAGCTCCTGGAATACAGCCTTACGCTCGCGGCTGTCAAAAATCTGATGTGGGGGTTTTTATCTGCGGCGGATAAGTGGTGGGACGACGAGTCCAATGCGCCAAAAAAGGCAGGGCTCTTTTTCACTGCGCTCAAGGCTTCTGGACGTGGTTGGATGCTGAGCATCAGGCCGGGAGATGGGGACCGTATCACCATGCTCCTTAATCGGCATGCGAGCGCCCTTGTAGTCTCTTTGGACAGGGTAATTGAGAAAAGTGGTTTCTGA
- a CDS encoding hypothetical protein (Evidence 5 : Unknown function) — MANLVLKGKIVEKFGSQVAFSRKLKVHDSLVSKVVRGWRGLSEKEQSRWAGLLGTDAKEIFGE, encoded by the coding sequence ATGGCGAACCTAGTTTTGAAGGGGAAAATTGTTGAAAAGTTTGGCTCCCAGGTTGCATTTTCGCGCAAGCTCAAAGTCCATGATTCGCTCGTCAGCAAGGTAGTCCGAGGGTGGCGGGGGTTGAGCGAGAAGGAGCAGAGCCGCTGGGCAGGACTTTTAGGCACGGACGCGAAGGAGATTTTCGGCGAGTAG
- a CDS encoding conserved hypothetical protein (Evidence 4 : Unknown function but conserved in other organisms), with product MDETVFEKLRRNLPPAFYRSAVPKLVPGQNAKTLANHDSAGTGPKGAVRIGRNVLYDRDSFVDWLEGRAHETES from the coding sequence ATGGACGAGACAGTTTTTGAAAAGTTGAGACGAAATCTGCCACCGGCTTTTTATCGTAGTGCGGTCCCGAAGCTGGTGCCTGGGCAAAATGCCAAAACCCTGGCGAACCATGACAGTGCGGGGACCGGTCCGAAAGGGGCCGTGCGGATCGGTAGGAATGTCCTTTATGACCGGGATTCCTTCGTTGATTGGTTAGAAGGGAGGGCTCATGAAACCGAGTCT